From Rhododendron vialii isolate Sample 1 chromosome 7a, ASM3025357v1:
CCAGAACGAAGGCGGAAACCAGCTGCAAACCCAAGTTATGGGCATTGATTGCGACCAAGACGAGGGCTGACCCGGAAACTGCAACATTGTAAACAAACATAGCAAGCGAGACCCAGAGGTGGGTGATGAAGAGGCGCTCGCGAGAGGCAACGGGGGTGGAGACCATGGCGGAGAGGAGAGGGAAAGCAAAGAGGATGACGAGGTAGCAGAATGGGAAGACGAGGAGTTTGGTCCATTGGGAGGAGTCGATGCTGGAATAAACATTAAAAGGAGAAGTGCTTATCAAAAGAACAAAACGAGAAGAAGCAGATGGGGAGGGGTTGAATtgggagaggagagggaggtggGTGAAGAGACCGTCGACGAGTGTCGCGAAGAAGAGTGGGATGGTTAGGAGGTTTTTGAAGTAGAAGGTTTTTGCGGGTTGGACCTCTTCTGGTGGTTGATCCATggtggtttgagagagagagagagagatcagcacCTAATG
This genomic window contains:
- the LOC131332876 gene encoding uncharacterized protein LOC131332876 — its product is MDQPPEEVQPAKTFYFKNLLTIPLFFATLVDGLFTHLPLLSQFNPSPSASSRFVLLISTSPFNVYSSIDSSQWTKLLVFPFCYLVILFAFPLLSAMVSTPVASRERLFITHLWVSLAMFVYNVAVSGSALVLVAINAHNLGLQLVSAFVLGCFVFLVDDVTLWRLASVLEPDQGVAAMKRSYLLICGVNAVFAYLCMGTDLVILKKN